GCACGGCCTGTTCGCCGCCGACGGTTTCCGCCGAACCTTCCTGGCCCGCTTGCGGGCCGGACGGACGGCGGGCGCCGCCTACGAGGCGGGCGTCGAAGCCGCCCTCGACGCCCTGGCCCGCCATCTGGAGGAGCACGTCGATGTGGACCGTCTGCTTGCCCTCGCCCGCTGATTCAGGCCAGCCGGACCAAGGCCGCCAGTGCCACCCAGCCGGCGTCGATCAGGCAGGCCACCACGTAGACGGCCAAGGCGCGCCGGATGTCTTCCTCCCCGGCCCGCGCCGTACCCTCGCCGATCCAGGGGCCGTCCACCACTTCCTCGCGGTAGCGCCGCGGGCCGGCCAAGGCCAGGTCGAGGGCGCCGGCCATGGCGGCCTCGGGCCAGCCCGAATTGGGCGAGCGGTGCCGGCCC
Above is a window of Magnetospirillum sp. WYHS-4 DNA encoding:
- a CDS encoding cobalamin biosynthesis protein, with amino-acid sequence GRHRSPNSGWPEAAMAGALDLALAGPRRYREEVVDGPWIGEGTARAGEEDIRRALAVYVVACLIDAGWVALAALVRLA